A window of Ranitomeya variabilis isolate aRanVar5 chromosome 2, aRanVar5.hap1, whole genome shotgun sequence contains these coding sequences:
- the C2H6orf120 gene encoding UPF0669 protein C6orf120 homolog, with the protein MFNRAMVGHLEKSLLTLFALSTLAYVECFTDDEIPNEWMLLHVIQGQILGGNYSYLRLNHEGRIILKMKSLKGDADIYVSSSILSPTFDEYELQSATCGLDVLIVPDHFSRPVGIGIYGHPFYLESEFELKVYYDRTIQEDPFAKASYDPEHLEASNKPQKQAPQDASQEEESMLRTILIGILKIVLEILF; encoded by the coding sequence TTCAATAGAGCGATGGTGGGCCACTTGGAAAAAAGCCTTCTGACACTGTTTGCATTGAGTACTTTAGCCTACGTTGAATGTTTCACAGATGATGAAATACCAAATGAGTGGATGCTCCTCCATGTGATCCAGGGACAGATACTTGGTGGAAACTACAGTTACCTGAGACTTAACCATGAAGGAAGGATAATACTGAAGATGAAGAGCTTGAAAGGTGATGCAGATATTTATGTTTCTTCTTCAATCCTTAGTCCCACTTTTGATGAATACGAGCTCCAATCTGCAACTTGTGGCCTGGATGTACTAATTGTCCCAGACCATTTCAGCCGCCCTGTGGGAATCGGAATCTATGGGCATCCATTTTATCTTGAAAGTGAATTTGAACTGAAAGTTTATTATGATAGAACTATTCAAGAAGATCCATTTGCCAAAGCTTCTTATGACCCTGAACACCTCGAGGCAAGTAACAAACCACAAAAACAAGCCCCCCAGGATGCATCTCAAGAAGAGGAATCTATGCTGCGGACTATATTAATAGGAATTCTCAAGATTGTTCTAGAGATACTTTTCTAG